In Panacibacter ginsenosidivorans, the following proteins share a genomic window:
- a CDS encoding FAD binding domain-containing protein, which yields MIPVAFDYQRATTVDEAIAALSGDSKILAGGHSLLPAMKLRLSQPAKLVDITRIAALKGIKEENGEIVIGAGTTHGDIAKDDLIKTKLPFFADGASMIGDVQVRNHGTIGGSLAHADPAADWTALVLAADAAIEVQSSSGKRIIKATDFFTGLFSTALEDGEIITAIRIAVPAAGTKTSYQKFVQPASRFAIVGCAVMRAPDGKTNIAFTGVSDNPFRDAGAEAAVSGKTLDNATISAATNAAAAGVSIMSDHYASEPYRRHLAKVYLKKALQAVS from the coding sequence ATGATACCAGTTGCATTCGATTATCAAAGAGCAACAACTGTTGATGAAGCTATTGCAGCTTTATCAGGCGACAGTAAAATTCTGGCAGGTGGTCATAGCCTTTTACCTGCTATGAAACTGCGTTTAAGTCAACCGGCAAAACTCGTTGATATAACAAGGATTGCTGCCTTAAAAGGCATTAAAGAAGAAAATGGAGAAATTGTTATTGGCGCAGGCACCACACATGGCGATATAGCCAAAGATGATCTCATTAAAACTAAATTACCATTCTTTGCAGATGGCGCCTCTATGATCGGTGATGTGCAGGTACGTAATCATGGTACTATTGGCGGCAGCCTGGCACATGCAGACCCCGCTGCTGACTGGACAGCATTGGTGCTTGCTGCAGATGCTGCTATTGAGGTGCAAAGCAGTAGCGGTAAAAGAATAATAAAAGCCACAGATTTTTTCACCGGTTTATTTTCAACAGCACTAGAAGATGGAGAAATAATCACAGCTATCCGTATTGCGGTTCCTGCTGCGGGTACTAAAACAAGTTACCAGAAATTTGTGCAACCCGCTTCAAGATTTGCGATTGTTGGTTGTGCAGTGATGCGGGCACCAGATGGCAAAACGAATATTGCATTTACAGGTGTAAGTGATAATCCTTTTCGTGATGCTGGTGCTGAAGCTGCCGTTTCAGGCAAAACATTGGATAATGCAACAATTAGCGCAGCAACCAATGCTGCTGCTGCAGGTGTAAGTATCATGAGTGATCACTATGCATCTGAACCTTACCGCAGGCATTTGGCAAAAGTATATTTGAAGAAAGCGTTACAGGCAGTATCTTAA
- a CDS encoding reprolysin-like metallopeptidase: MKKFFLMMGCSLGILVSNAQNVQSGLWKRTDNAALSTEVFKHNYKPENFITFQLNEAGMQSALKNAPAEKSIVAGISSLIFRVPNSKGEMESYRVVEAPVMEPALAEKYPNIKSYAGQGIEHPQSTIRFDISPLGFHAMIISPDRKTIYINPVDKSTNSYIVFDRENLNKERQTFDCSVDEAVNSQLQASVKIKDGGISNLNANDGKLRQYRLALCTTGEFSTAALNGATGTDAEKKAIVLSVLNTDLTRANAVYERDFGIRMVLVANETNIIYLTASTDPWSSSSVWNSATQTTCDNVIGSANYDVGHLLAWVSSTASNNGNAGCIGCVCKSGSKGSGFTAHTDVQGDPLVIDYWTHELGHQFGGNHTFTFSSEGTIAQVEPGSGSTIMGYAGITGATDLQPHSDDYFSAISIQQITDYTQTGTGSGCAVATLTGNNIPTANAGADFTIPKSTPFILTGSGSDADAADVLSYCWEQLDAYGTSSNSNTYPTSTTTKGPVFRSYLPVTGTSRIFPQLSSILDGTNANKWEVLPSVARTLNFRLTVKDNHTGGGGNQSDNMIVTVNSTSGPFAVTAPNTAITWAAGSQQTVTWNVASSNVTPVNCANVNILLSTDGGQTFSTVLAANTPNDGSELITLPSIQNTTCRIKVESVGNIFFDISNTNFTIGTPPACADPTGLASSAITASGATVSWTAVSGASSYAVDYKLNSSSTWINAATATTAISVNLTGLTASSLYDWRVRTNCSSSNSNYVAAQFTTAAASSCPGTYDLVANESFSAAVLIPLNTDVKGLISTNTDNDYYKFTFVTGGTITVSLTTLPADFDLRLYNSAQTQVAISQNSGTISETINYTVSAGTYYARAYGYKRAKSTTVCYTLKVATGTAAKAGIALAGDAFNKLYPNPAQSVLNISITKLPVNAVIKVFDVNGKQVMRNTLTQKDIQLDVKKLIQGMYFIKIEDASGEVFYTSKFLKQ, from the coding sequence ATGAAAAAATTTTTCCTCATGATGGGATGCTCTTTGGGCATTCTGGTTTCTAATGCACAAAATGTACAGTCGGGTTTATGGAAACGTACAGACAATGCTGCTTTAAGCACCGAAGTGTTTAAGCACAATTACAAGCCGGAGAATTTTATTACATTTCAACTGAATGAAGCAGGCATGCAATCAGCTTTAAAAAATGCACCTGCTGAAAAAAGTATTGTTGCTGGTATCTCCTCATTAATTTTTCGTGTTCCCAATTCAAAAGGCGAAATGGAAAGCTACCGTGTAGTGGAAGCACCCGTAATGGAACCTGCTTTGGCAGAAAAGTATCCAAATATCAAATCATATGCAGGCCAGGGAATTGAGCATCCGCAATCAACAATCCGTTTTGATATTTCACCCCTCGGCTTTCATGCTATGATCATTTCTCCTGACAGAAAAACGATTTACATTAATCCTGTTGATAAGAGCACTAACTCTTACATTGTTTTCGACAGGGAAAATCTAAATAAAGAACGTCAAACTTTTGACTGTTCTGTGGATGAAGCGGTGAACAGCCAGTTGCAGGCTTCTGTAAAAATTAAAGATGGTGGTATTAGTAACCTGAATGCAAATGATGGAAAGCTACGGCAATATCGCCTGGCGTTATGCACCACCGGCGAATTTTCTACTGCAGCATTAAATGGTGCAACAGGCACAGATGCAGAAAAGAAAGCAATTGTACTTTCTGTTTTAAATACAGACCTTACAAGGGCAAATGCTGTATATGAAAGAGATTTTGGAATAAGAATGGTACTGGTAGCAAATGAAACCAATATTATTTATCTCACTGCATCTACAGATCCATGGTCAAGTTCGTCAGTATGGAACAGCGCCACACAAACCACCTGCGATAACGTTATCGGTAGTGCCAATTATGACGTGGGTCATTTGCTTGCCTGGGTTTCTTCAACTGCAAGCAATAATGGTAATGCCGGCTGTATTGGTTGTGTTTGTAAATCCGGTTCAAAAGGCAGTGGCTTTACGGCTCATACAGATGTGCAGGGAGATCCATTGGTTATTGATTACTGGACACACGAACTGGGGCACCAGTTTGGGGGCAATCACACGTTTACTTTCAGCAGCGAAGGAACTATCGCACAGGTAGAGCCTGGCAGTGGTTCAACTATCATGGGATATGCAGGCATCACAGGTGCAACCGATCTTCAGCCACATAGTGATGATTATTTTAGTGCGATCAGCATTCAACAGATAACAGACTACACACAAACAGGTACAGGTTCGGGTTGTGCTGTGGCAACTTTAACCGGTAATAATATTCCAACTGCTAATGCCGGTGCGGATTTTACGATTCCAAAATCAACGCCATTCATATTGACGGGTTCCGGTTCCGATGCAGATGCTGCCGATGTTCTTTCTTATTGCTGGGAGCAATTAGATGCATATGGTACAAGTTCTAATTCCAACACATACCCAACATCTACAACAACCAAAGGGCCGGTATTCCGTTCCTATTTACCTGTTACAGGAACAAGCAGAATTTTTCCACAGCTAAGTTCAATACTAGATGGCACTAACGCCAATAAATGGGAAGTGTTGCCATCTGTAGCGAGAACATTAAATTTCCGCCTTACGGTAAAAGATAATCATACCGGGGGTGGCGGAAACCAGAGTGATAATATGATCGTTACCGTCAACAGTACATCAGGGCCATTTGCTGTTACTGCTCCTAATACAGCAATAACATGGGCAGCAGGTTCGCAGCAAACTGTTACCTGGAATGTAGCATCTTCCAATGTTACACCTGTTAATTGTGCCAACGTAAATATTCTTTTATCTACAGATGGTGGTCAAACTTTCTCTACCGTGTTAGCTGCCAATACTCCTAATGATGGTTCAGAACTAATAACATTACCATCCATTCAGAATACAACATGCCGTATTAAAGTTGAATCAGTTGGTAATATCTTCTTTGATATTTCAAATACAAACTTTACTATCGGCACACCGCCTGCCTGTGCAGACCCAACGGGCCTTGCTTCTTCCGCAATTACAGCATCTGGTGCAACTGTTAGCTGGACAGCAGTTAGTGGCGCTTCGTCCTATGCAGTAGATTATAAATTGAATTCTTCCTCTACATGGATAAACGCAGCAACAGCCACAACCGCAATATCTGTTAATCTAACAGGTTTAACAGCTTCCAGTTTGTACGATTGGAGAGTAAGAACAAATTGCTCTTCTTCAAACAGTAATTATGTGGCGGCACAATTTACTACAGCAGCAGCTTCTTCCTGCCCGGGCACTTACGATTTAGTAGCAAATGAATCATTCAGTGCTGCCGTTTTAATACCTTTAAACACAGATGTTAAAGGACTCATCAGTACTAACACCGATAATGATTACTACAAATTCACTTTTGTAACAGGTGGCACTATTACGGTGTCATTAACCACGCTTCCTGCAGATTTTGACCTGCGATTATACAATAGTGCACAAACACAGGTAGCTATTTCACAAAACAGTGGTACAATATCTGAAACCATAAACTATACTGTATCTGCCGGCACATATTATGCAAGAGCTTATGGCTATAAAAGAGCAAAAAGCACCACAGTTTGTTATACACTGAAAGTGGCTACAGGTACAGCCGCCAAAGCAGGGATTGCGTTAGCGGGTGATGCATTTAATAAGTTGTATCCTAACCCGGCACAATCTGTACTTAATATCAGTATTACAAAACTGCCTGTCAATGCAGTTATAAAAGTGTTTGATGTTAATGGAAAACAGGTCATGAGAAATACTCTTACACAAAAAGATATACAGCTCGATGTGAAAAAATTAATACAGGGTATGTATTTTATAAAAATAGAAGATGCTTCGGGTGAAGTATTTTACACGTCTAAATTCCTGAAACAATAA
- a CDS encoding LytR/AlgR family response regulator transcription factor, with the protein MKILIVEDEELAAKKIKKTLAEVDPVAEVIAVTESIQSTVNWLEGNPAPDLILMDIELSDGQSFEIFSRTKVKSAVIFTTSYDEFALKAFKVNSIDYLLKPVQKEELSAALDKFKNMTGIYKPTEKTELNMDALVKELQQKLQPKDYRKRFLVKHGQKLVSIETDDIAYFFSDGRLNFFKTFDNRKFVVDYTMDELEDMLDPQRYFRISRSFYISVASIDQIHDYFGNRLLLQLKPTVDKETIVSREKVTDFKKWMGK; encoded by the coding sequence ATGAAAATCCTGATAGTAGAAGATGAAGAACTGGCAGCAAAAAAAATAAAGAAAACACTGGCAGAAGTAGACCCTGTTGCAGAAGTAATTGCTGTTACAGAAAGCATACAGAGCACCGTTAACTGGCTTGAAGGTAACCCTGCTCCGGATCTTATATTGATGGACATTGAATTATCAGACGGGCAAAGCTTTGAAATATTCAGCAGAACAAAAGTAAAAAGCGCAGTAATATTCACTACTTCTTATGATGAGTTTGCGCTAAAAGCTTTTAAAGTAAACAGCATAGATTATTTACTAAAGCCTGTGCAGAAAGAAGAGTTAAGTGCAGCACTTGACAAATTCAAAAACATGACGGGCATCTATAAACCAACAGAAAAAACCGAACTGAATATGGATGCACTGGTAAAAGAATTGCAACAGAAATTACAACCAAAAGATTACAGAAAAAGATTTCTTGTAAAGCACGGGCAAAAACTTGTGTCTATCGAAACAGATGATATTGCATACTTCTTCAGCGATGGACGTTTAAACTTTTTCAAAACATTCGACAACCGCAAATTTGTTGTTGATTATACCATGGATGAACTCGAAGACATGCTTGATCCGCAGCGCTATTTCCGCATCAGCCGCTCCTTCTATATTTCCGTTGCCAGTATCGATCAGATACACGACTATTTTGGCAATCGCCTTTTGCTGCAGCTTAAACCAACCGTAGATAAAGAAACAATTGTAAGCCGCGAAAAAGTTACGGACTTTAAAAAGTGGATGGGGAAATAG
- a CDS encoding sensor histidine kinase — MKLPQYTQKDWLIIAIAMPLFVFLVNTILLGSGYFSSFGVFMLATLFAAIILTVSWQLLTWIAVTLRNRFPDDKDILKRLSIAILLFIIITALTLTIIFWLFSRITLIEPFTDDARLKWVLMSGVIVNIFITLLHEGVANFEKWKKTITETESLKTEYMQSRLLGLKSQLNPHFLFNSLNSLSCLIQEQPQQAEKFLDEMSKVYRYLLKNSDEQLVTLETELQFTRSYFYLLKARHGEGLDMEININSFHNEKQLPPLTLQILLESAFNMNAISKEQPLKIELSVTDNGWLQIKNNVQRKITDSLADRSGIQNLSKKFRLLCNKYIIVKDTGEYQLITVPLIPAKEAITIT, encoded by the coding sequence ATGAAGTTGCCGCAATACACACAAAAAGACTGGCTTATCATTGCTATAGCAATGCCTTTGTTTGTTTTTTTGGTAAATACGATACTGCTGGGTAGTGGCTATTTTAGTTCTTTTGGTGTTTTTATGTTAGCAACATTATTTGCAGCCATTATTCTTACTGTTTCCTGGCAATTACTTACATGGATTGCCGTCACACTGCGCAACCGTTTTCCTGATGACAAAGACATTCTAAAAAGATTAAGCATTGCAATATTATTGTTCATTATTATAACGGCACTTACGCTTACGATTATTTTCTGGCTATTTAGCCGTATTACTTTAATAGAACCATTTACTGACGATGCAAGATTGAAATGGGTGTTAATGTCTGGTGTGATCGTAAATATTTTTATAACACTGCTGCATGAGGGTGTGGCCAATTTTGAAAAATGGAAGAAAACAATTACAGAAACAGAGTCATTGAAAACGGAATATATGCAAAGCAGGTTACTGGGATTGAAGAGCCAGCTTAATCCGCATTTTCTTTTTAATAGTCTCAATTCTTTATCCTGTCTTATACAGGAGCAACCGCAGCAGGCAGAAAAATTTTTAGATGAGATGAGTAAGGTATATCGTTACCTGTTAAAGAATAGTGACGAACAACTTGTAACCCTTGAAACAGAATTACAGTTTACCAGATCATATTTCTATTTGTTAAAAGCAAGACATGGAGAAGGGCTTGATATGGAAATAAACATCAACTCCTTTCATAATGAAAAACAATTGCCACCACTTACACTACAGATACTGCTCGAATCTGCATTTAATATGAATGCAATAAGCAAAGAGCAACCATTAAAGATTGAATTGTCAGTGACAGATAATGGCTGGCTGCAGATAAAAAATAATGTGCAGCGTAAGATTACAGACAGCCTTGCAGACAGAAGTGGTATTCAGAACCTGTCAAAAAAATTCAGGTTGTTGTGTAACAAGTATATCATAGTTAAAGATACCGGCGAATACCAATTGATAACAGTGCCATTAATACCGGCAAAAGAAGCAATAACAATAACATGA
- a CDS encoding sensor histidine kinase: MNPWRPTKIEWITYFALMPFIDATLNYLLFGERIWHDVYIWLYSFPVIYAQGFISWYFHIVAMHLYRIWFPLMKQAVYRLVLLFFTHVALTSLTFAALFYGYDRFHFLGYVFDAHNLQISILAAVALTLIATTAWEAEYTITKWKESLAEKEQIEQLSLQYEFETLKSQVNPHFLFNCFNTLSSLITEDPKQAEVFLNDLSKVYRYLLRNNEDGLSTLQNELNFINSYFELLKTRHGDCIQLQIEVDKKYYNYLLPSLTLQLLVENAVKHNIVSKQQPLSIDIFSMPGNKLAINNNLQCKPANVHSNKVGLSNIKLKYELLQQTGFKVLEDPKNFTVILPLIWNHTADKQMAFAQQNAINLSPNQ; this comes from the coding sequence ATGAACCCGTGGCGGCCAACAAAGATCGAATGGATAACTTATTTTGCATTAATGCCTTTTATTGATGCAACGCTTAACTATTTGCTTTTTGGTGAGCGCATATGGCACGATGTATATATTTGGTTGTATTCTTTTCCGGTTATTTATGCACAGGGATTTATATCATGGTATTTTCATATTGTGGCCATGCACCTCTACCGTATCTGGTTCCCGCTGATGAAACAAGCGGTGTACCGGTTAGTGCTTTTATTTTTTACTCATGTTGCGCTTACTTCCTTAACGTTTGCAGCGCTTTTTTACGGCTACGATAGGTTTCATTTTCTTGGGTATGTTTTTGACGCACATAACCTGCAGATATCTATTCTTGCAGCAGTAGCATTAACGCTTATCGCTACTACAGCATGGGAAGCAGAGTACACTATTACCAAATGGAAAGAAAGCCTTGCTGAAAAAGAACAAATAGAACAGCTGTCATTACAATATGAATTTGAAACACTAAAAAGCCAGGTAAATCCGCATTTTCTCTTCAATTGTTTTAATACCCTCTCGTCATTAATTACAGAAGATCCTAAACAGGCCGAAGTTTTTTTAAATGACCTCAGTAAAGTATATCGCTACCTGCTGCGCAATAATGAGGACGGCTTATCAACGCTTCAGAACGAACTTAATTTTATCAACTCATACTTTGAATTGCTTAAAACAAGACATGGCGATTGCATACAATTGCAAATAGAAGTGGACAAAAAGTATTACAATTACCTCTTACCCTCATTAACACTTCAGTTGTTGGTAGAAAATGCGGTAAAACATAATATCGTTTCAAAACAGCAACCACTTTCTATAGATATTTTCAGTATGCCCGGCAATAAGCTGGCAATAAATAATAACCTGCAATGCAAACCTGCAAATGTCCACTCAAATAAAGTGGGTCTTTCCAATATTAAACTAAAATATGAATTACTGCAGCAAACAGGTTTTAAAGTATTAGAAGACCCAAAAAATTTTACCGTGATATTGCCGCTTATCTGGAACCATACAGCCGATAAACAAATGGCCTTTGCTCAACAAAATGCAATCAATTTATCTCCAAACCAATAA